A window of Bacteroidota bacterium contains these coding sequences:
- a CDS encoding phage virion morphogenesis protein yields the protein MDIEKLKQYLTGEVKRKVDIALGVIETFAPKAIHKNFEKGGRPVPWKPSQKKGKNKGTKTLVVTGTLSNVSATRNGSDLSVTLSVDPRSRAYARIHQEGGTIHMPTRTLRFREKKYKSGETRTVFASKRHKRIKMEKTSKPYVIKMPPRPFMVIPEEDINKMRSEIEKKWSNG from the coding sequence ATGGATATTGAAAAATTAAAACAATATTTGACCGGCGAGGTTAAGAGAAAAGTTGATATTGCTCTGGGAGTAATAGAAACGTTTGCGCCGAAAGCGATACATAAAAATTTTGAAAAAGGCGGACGTCCGGTACCATGGAAGCCGTCTCAGAAGAAAGGCAAGAACAAAGGGACAAAAACTCTTGTAGTAACCGGCACACTCAGCAATGTCTCGGCAACTCGGAATGGAAGCGATTTATCTGTAACGCTATCGGTTGATCCGAGATCGCGTGCTTACGCAAGAATACATCAAGAAGGCGGAACGATACACATGCCGACACGGACGCTGCGGTTCAGAGAAAAAAAATACAAGAGCGGTGAAACACGGACTGTGTTTGCATCTAAAAGACACAAACGGATTAAGATGGAAAAGACATCAAAGCCGTATGTAATCAAAATGCCGCCGAGACCTTTTATGGTGATACCGGAGGAAGATATTAATAAGATGCGAAGTGAGATAGAAAAAAAATGGAGTAATGGATAG